One genomic region from Artemia franciscana chromosome 17, ASM3288406v1, whole genome shotgun sequence encodes:
- the LOC136037659 gene encoding beta-1,3-galactosyltransferase 1-like, which produces MAVRWKTGVGKVLQTGLAAGVAFTLLLLVVTINIKTPSITPRASQNVDHVASRALQEAASIDPGIPPSDLDLNSKGDESVKVVEVPPIAQGGTDEILAKIPDLKEEAKKMSVDPTKKIATEKIKVTYGAAAVSKVIVTKSVDKKSVTPVVSSEFENPPVLTSTLYVKGHTISSEICSENKGSDLRLLVLVTSAPGHRLERSAVRGTWGHIALRKDVALAFFVGQSRNYTENVLLKEESRIYDDIIQGNFMDTYNNLTLKTMSMLEWASEHCSRTKFLLKTDDDMYINFPPLLKLVSAVKRPRLIFGKLAQKWKPIRNMSSKYYIPPRLYPDAYYPDFNTGPAYVLTGDIVKELYRESLNNTFYKLEDVYITGIIAKKLRIDHMHFDQFINRRVALETCKVKKAISIHMVKTYEMYDLWKRVSDGLEDCDKPKPRKIVKTPVQVKDFLRPVKPLVHVNKMTKT; this is translated from the coding sequence CTTCACAAAATGTGGATCACGTTGCATCTAGAGCACTCCAAGAAGCCGCTTCTATCGACCCAGGAATCCCTCCCTCTGACCTTGATTTGAATTCCAAAGGTGATGAATCAGTGAAAGTTGTTGAAGTGCCCCCAATTGCTCAAGGAGGCACGGATGAAATACTCGCTAAAATTCcagatttaaaagaagaagCTAAAAAGATGAGTGTTGACCCAACAAAGAAAATCGCAACGGAAAAGATCAAAGTGACGTACGGAGCGGCTGCTGTGAGTAAAGTAATTGTGACAAAATCTGTTGATAAGAAAAGTGTGACGCCTGTTGTATCAAGTGAATTCGAAAACCCTCCGGTTCTTACTTCAACTCTCTACGTAAAAGGTCATACCATAAGTTCTGAAATATGTAGCGAAAACAAAGGCAGTGACTTAAGACTCTTAGTACTGGTAACATCAGCGCCAGGCCATCGCTTAGAACGCTCTGCTGTGAGAGGCACCTGGGGCCATATTGCCCTCCGCAAGGATGTGGCATTAGCCTTTTTTGTCGGTCAGTCAAGAAATTACACAGAAAATGTATTACTTAAAGAAGAATCCAGAATCTACGATGATATAATACAAGGAAACTTCATGGATACTTATAATAATTTGACACTGAAAACAATGTCTATGCTAGAATGGGCTTCAGAACATTGCTCTCGTACAAAATTTTTGCTTAAGACTGATGATGATATGTACATCAATTTTCCACCACTGTTGAAACTAGTGTCTGCTGTTAAAAGACCGCGGTTAATTTTTGGGAAATTGGCACAAAAATGGAAACCCATACGGAATATGTCGTCGAAATACTATATACCACCGAGACTATACCCTGACGCCTACTACCCTGATTTTAATACAGGTCCGGCTTACGTTTTAACCGGTGATATTGTCAAGGAATTGTATAGAGAATCACTCAAtaatactttttataaattagaAGATGTGTATATAACAGGAAtaatagctaaaaaattaagaattgaTCACATGCATTTTGATCAGTTTATCAATCGTAGAGTTGCGTTAGAAACGTGTAAAGTGAAAAAAGCAATTAGTATTCATATGGTGAAGACTTATGAAATGTATGATCTCTGGAAGAGAGTTTCTGATGGTCTTGAGGATTGTGATAAACCCAAGCCtagaaaaattgtcaaaactcCAGTGCAAGTGAAAGATTTTCTAAGACCTGTCAAACCTTTAGTGCACGTGAACAAGATGACGAAGACATAG